In Fusarium oxysporum f. sp. lycopersici 4287 chromosome 4, whole genome shotgun sequence, a genomic segment contains:
- a CDS encoding oxidoreductase: protein MAPHAEQDETTHGITRLPPPERPAFSTSPPRLLIIGAGNRGKAYAEAVKNSSNGVIVGVIEPIALKRRHLGRKYIWGAREPVPGEEFSDWPEFVQWELSRRQAVASGTTDVPEGVDAVFICVQDGMHKDVVLGLAPLKLHIMCEKPLAPNLEDCMAIYKSLSPDPSGSSEKLFAIGHVLRYSPHNMMMRKLLLEDKVIGDIMAVNHTEPVGWYHFTHSYVRGNWRNEKAAAPSLLAKSCHDIDILYWILAAPPPGSNKPTHVPKDISSSGSLQYFRKERKPVEAGNATNCLSCAYEPSCQFSAKRIYTGADLKSQQQEHFCTVVAPEIEDCIPNGGPEAAKKTVLSKLAEDYSEDTPADEVSKRNTFGRCVYECDNDVCDNQVVTLSWDADPIAAPGETPLQALSGRGSKTATLHMVAFTEKICTRFTYIYGVHGEMYADSSSITVTDFRTCKKTVHYPHIPEGGGHGDGDEGLTRQFVLAVDRVKNHGEKVSTAQREYIKCNLRDVIMSHSMVFAAEEARKGKKVIDFPEWFEKEVMIKLGA, encoded by the exons ATGGCACCCCATGCCGAACAGGATGAGACCACCCACGGCATCACTCGCCTTCCACCACCAGAACGTCCAGCCTTTTCTACCTCGCCTCCACGTCTACTAATCATCGGCGCTGGGAACCGTGGCAAAGCCTATGCCGAGGCTGTTAAGAATTCGAGTAATGGCGTCATCGTCGGCGTCATAGAGCCTATCGCACTAAAGAGACGGCATCTCGGTCGCAAATACATCTGGGGTGCACGGGAGCCTGTTCCCGGGGAAGAGTTCAGCGACTGGCCAGAGTTCGTTCAATGGGAGCTTAGCCGACGGCAAGCAGTCGCTTCTGGGACCACAGATGTCCCTGAAGGTGTTGATGCAGTCTTCATTTGCGTCCAAGATGGCATGCATAAAGATGTTGTCCTTGGTCTTGCACCGCTGAAACTACACATCATGTGCGAGAAGCCTCTAGCGCCTAATCTGGAGGATTGTATGGCTATCTATAAGAGCCTTTCGCCCGATCCCTCCGGATCCTCAGAAAAGCTGTTCGCTATCGGCCATGTCCTTCGTTACAGTCCTCAcaacatgatgatgaggaagctTCTACTTGAGGACAAGGTCATCGGAGACATCATGGCTGTTAATCACACAGAGCCAGTGGGCTGGTATCACTTTACACACAGTTACGTCAG AGGAAATTGGCGCAATGAAAAGGCGGCAGCTCCATCACTCCTTGCCAAATCGTGCCACGACATAGATATCCTCTACTGGATTTTGGCGGCCCCGCCTCCCGGCTCTAACAAGCCAACCCATGTGCCCAAAGATATAAGCTCTTCTGGATCCCTCCAATATTtcagaaaagagagaaaaccTGTCGAAGCTGGAAATGCCACCAATTGCTTGTCATGTGCCTATGAGCCATCGTGCCAGTTTTCGGCGAAGCGAATTTACACAGGAGCTGATCTCAAGAGTCAGCAACAAGAGCACTTTTGCACGGTCGTCGCACCAGAAATTGAAGACTGTATTCCAAATGGTGGGCCAGAAGCAGCTAAGAAGACTGTTCTCTCCAAACTTGCTGAAGATTACTCAGAAGACACCCCAGCAGATGAGGTTAGCAAGAGAAATACCTTTGGACGTTGTGTGTACGAATGTGACAACGATGTCTGCGACAATCAAGTTGTAACACTTTCTTGGGACGCCGACCCGATCGCAGCTCCCGGCGAAACACCTCTGCAAGCTCTTAGTGGCAGAGGTAGCAAGACAGCTACATTGCATATGGTTGCGTTCACAGAAAAGATCTGTACCCGGTTCACGTACATCTACGGTGTTCACGGAGAGATGTACGCCGACAGCTCCTCAATTACAGTGACAGACTTCAGGACGTGCAAGAAGACGGTTCACTACCCACACATTCCCGAGGGCGGTGGCCATGGTGATGGAGACGAAGGATTGACGAGGCAATTCGTGCTGGCGGTTGATCGGGTAAAGAACCATGGTGAGAAGGTGTCAACAGCTCAACGAGAGTATATCAAGTGCAATTTAAGGGATGTTATTATGAGTCATAGTATGGTATTCGCTGCTGAGGAAGcaaggaagggaaagaaagTTATAGATTTTCCTGAGTGGTTTGAGAAGGAGGTCATGATAAAGCTAGGCGCTTAA
- a CDS encoding NAD-dependent aldehyde dehydrogenase, protein MDLCCRNRLYCLLDPNSHAKLNFTEFFNVIDGKLKTTKETSQGVNPSTLEKNPPVPVSTREDVDRAVQAKKASEVWAEVPYKERQALVAKFADSIDLIKEDLAVLLTKEQGKPLQLAHVGIGKAIQFLQGYSQLPDPEEVIEDKPGRRVVARYVPLGVAVGTVPWNFLTCRIAAAKIGPALIAGNAFILKPSLFTPYCDLKLAELALKYFPAGVVQALSGNDDLGPWLTAHPGVDKISFTGSRATGKKVLQSAAGNLKRVTLELGGNDPAIVCSDVNVKEVAPKLAMAALANSGQLCIAVKRIYVHESIYDDVLETLASTVKSLPVGDGLESTTVMGPVQNHLQFNRVKSLLADIQSHGLKLVAGSTSPSDAGKGYFITPTVVDNPPDASRIVVEEPFGPIFPILKWKDEDEVLRRANGNPMPRFGPQTWRRHRG, encoded by the exons ATGGATTTATGTTGTCGCAACAGGCTTTATTGCTTACTTGATCCGAATTCCCATGCCAAGCTCAACTTCACCGAGTTCTTCAACGTCATCGACGGAAAGCTCAAGACAACCAAGGAGACTTCCCAGGGTGTCAATCCCTCTACTCTAGAGAAGAACCCCCCAGTTCCGGTTTCGACTCGAGAAGATGTAGACAGGGCTGTCCAGGCTAAGAAGGCCTCTGAAGTCTGGGCTGAGGTCCCGTACAAAGAGCGACAGGCCTTAGTGGCCAAATTTGCGGATAGCATTGACTTGATCAAGGAAGATCTTGCCGTTCTGTTAACCAAGGAACAAGGAAAGCCT TTGCAATTGGCACACGTGGGAATAGGCAAGGCCATTCAGTTCCTCCAGGGGTATTCACAGCTACCTGACCCTGAAGAGGTGATCGAGGATAAGCCGGGTCGTCGAGTCGTCGCCAGATACGTCCCTCTTG GCGTTGCGGTCGGTACTGTGCCTTGGAACT TCCTAACTTGTCGGATAGCCGCTGCAAAGATTGGTCCAGCCCTCATTGCGGGAAACGCTTTCATTCTCAAACCATC GCTATTCACTCCCTATTGTGACTTGAAGCTCGCTGAGCTGGCTCTCAAGTACTTCCCCGCAGGCGTTGTTCAAGCACTTAGCGGCAATGATGACCTGGGCCCGTGGCTCACCGCGCATCCTGGCGTTGACAAAATCAGCTTTACAGGGTCTAGAGCAACTGGAAAGAAGGTCCTGCAGAGCGCTGCTGGCAATCTCAAGCGTGTGACACTCGAATT GGGAGGTAATGATCCGGCCATTGTCTGCAGTGATGTCAATGTCAAAGAAGTTGCCCCAAAG CTTGCCATGGCGGCTCTAGCGAACTCTGGTCAA CTCTGCATCGCTGTAAAGCGTATCTATGTCCACGAGTCCATCTACGATGATGTATTGGAAACATTGGCTTCAACGGTTAAGAGCCTTcctgttggtgatggcctGGAGAGTACCACCGTTATGGGTCCTGTCCAGAACCACCTGCAGTTCAATAGGGTGAAGAGCTTACTCGCAGATATTCAATCCCATGGCCTCAAGCTCGTAGCAGGATCAACCAGTCCGTCAGATGCGGGAAAGGGGTACTTCATCACTCCTACGGTTGTCGACAACCCTCCAGATGCCTCCAGGATTGTAGTCGAGGAGCCATTTG GCCCTATCTTTCCTATTCTGAAGTGgaaggacgaggatgaggtcCTTAGACGCGCCAACGGTAACCCCATGCCTCGGTTTGGACCCCAGACTTGGAGAAGGCACAGAGGCTAG